Proteins from a genomic interval of Zingiber officinale cultivar Zhangliang chromosome 2A, Zo_v1.1, whole genome shotgun sequence:
- the LOC122041839 gene encoding pentatricopeptide repeat-containing protein At5g50390, chloroplastic-like, protein MEINLPGICNMTSDLPRIQNHDASRFSCSSVDAKAAKRAKLEPFGGLVLCSAGKIRSCAVVRCSTSQENCLRPKPQPRPKKPVVEDVAPGSNSANASGLCSQIEKLAFLKMYSEALELFEIYTSKRRLVAADASTYDALISACIGLKSTRALNSVFQHMIDAGFEMDQYMWNRLLVMHVKCGMMKDARRLFDEMSERNLVSWSIMISGLVDEGSYGEAFDLFLLLWEEESDASPRIFSTIIRAAAGLGFTLTGMQLHSCVVKLGVTDNIFVACSLIDMYSKCGCIEEAQCIFDELPEKTIVAWNAIIAGYALHGYSEEALDMYYEMQGANVKMDQFTYSIFFRVCARLGSVELAKQAHAGLIRNGFRSDIVASTSLVDMYCKWGRMEDARNVFDKMPQKNLISWNALIGGYGNHGMGDEAVKMYERMSKDGMVPDHVTYLAVLGACSHSGLFEKGREIFESMCQDPKRSPRAMHYACMIELFGREGLLDEAFALIKNAPFSPTRNMWAALLTACRVHKNLELGKFAVEKLFGLEPEKLSNYIVLLNIYNSSGRTEEVANVHNALKSKGIRLREACSWIEIKKQQHKFLFGDKLHPQKVQIYEKLDALMDEIVKLGYIPDEKTLLPDVTEDEQRMLTYHSEKLAIAFGLMSTTNFTPLQIVQGHRICNDCHTVIKLFTLLTKREIVVRDSSRFHHFRCGNCSCGDYW, encoded by the coding sequence ATGGAAATTAACCTCCCTGGCATCTGCAACATGACCTCGGACCTCCCCAGAATCCAAAACCACGACGCGTCGAGGTTTTCCTGCTCGTCGGTCGACGCCAAGGCCGCCAAACGCGCAAAGCTCGAGCCTTTTGGCGGTCTGGTTCTGTGCTCCGCAGGGAAGATCCGATCTTGTGCCGTCGTCAGGTGTTCGACCTCTCAGGAGAATTGCCTGAGGCCGAAACCACAGCCGAGGCCGAAGAAACCGGTCGTTGAGGATGTCGCCCCTGGGTCGAATTCTGCCAACGCTTCCGGATTGTGCAGTCAAATCGAGAAGCTGGCGTTCCTCAAGATGTATAGCGAAGCTCTGGAATTGTTTGAGATCTACACATCGAAGCGCAGGCTCGTCGCCGCTGACGCCAGCACCTACGATGCTCTCATCAGTGCCTGTATCGGACTGAAATCGACCAGAGCGTTGAATTCGGTGTTTCAGCATATGATCGATGCTGGTTTTGAGATGGATCAGTATATGTGGAACCGTTTGCTTGTCATGCATGTGAAATGTGGCATGATGAAGGATGCACGAAGACTGTTTGATGAAATGTCTGAGAGGAACCTTGTGTCGTGGAGCATCATGATATCTGGTCTTGTGGATGAGGGGTCCTATGGGGAGGCATTCGACCTGTTCTTATTGTTGTGGGAAGAGGAATCGGATGCCAGTCCGCGAATCTTTTCAACCATCATAAGGGCAGCCGCTGGACTGGGCTTCACTCTTACAGGTATGCAATTGCATTCATGTGTTGTCAAATTGGGAGTTACAGACAATATCTTCGTTGCCTGTTCTCTCATCGACATGTATAGCAAATGCGGATGCATCGAAGAAGCTCAGTGCATATTCGATGAGTTGCCTGAGAAGACAATTGTTGCATGGAACGCGATTATAGCGGGCTATGCTCTTCATGGATACAGTGAGGAGGCTTTGGATATGTACTATGAGATGCAAGGTGCCAATGTTAAGATGGACCAATTTACCTACTCAATCTTCTTTAGAGTATGTGCTCGGTTAGGCTCGGTAGAACTTGCAAAGCAAGCTCATGCAGGTCTCATCCGCAATGGTTTCCGGTCAGATATAGTGGCAAGCACTTCTTTGGTTGATATGTACTGTAAATGGGGCAGGATGGAAGATGCTAGGAATGTTTTCGATAAAATGCCGCAGAAGAACCTTATATCTTGGAATGCACTCATAGGTGGATATGGGAACCATGGCATGGGAGATGAGGCTGTTAAGATGTACGAGAGAATGTCGAAGGATGGGATGGTCCCCGACCATGTAACCTATCTTGCTGTCTTAGGTGCATGTAGCCATTCTGGTTTGTTTGAGAAGGGGAGAGAGATTTTTGAGTCAATGTGTCAAGACCCAAAGAGAAGCCCGCGAGCAATGCATTATGCTTGTATGATTGAGTTATTTGGTCGAGAAGGATTACTGGATGAAGCTTTTGCTTTGATAAAAAATGCTCCGTTTAGCCCCACAAGGAACATGTGGGCGGCATTGTTGACGGCTTGCCGGGTACACAAGAACTTGGAACTGGGCAAATTTGCTGTAGAAAAACTTTTTGGCTTGGAACCTGAAAAATTAAGTAATTACATTGTTCTTCTCAATATATATAATAGTTCTGGGAGGACAGAGGAGGTTGCTAATGTCCACAATGCCTTGAAAAGCAAGGGCATTAGACTTCGTGAAGCTTGCAGTTGGATCGAGATAAAGAAACAGCAGCACAAATTCCTTTTCGGTGATAAACTGCATCCGCAGAAGGTCCAAATCTATGAGAAACTAGATGCCCTGATGGATGAGATAGTGAAATTAGGTTACATTCCTGATGAAAAAACTTTGCTTCCTGATGTGACAGAGGATGAACAAAGAATGCTTACTTACCACAGTGAGAAGCTAGCAATTGCTTTTGGGCTAATGAGCACAACAAATTTTACTCCCCTGCAAATTGTTCAAGGTCATCGAATCTGTAACGATTGTCATACCGTGATCAAGCTCTTTACCTTGCTTACAAAAAGGGAGATCGTCGTACGAGATTCAAGCCGATTTCACCATTTCAGATGCGGTAATTGTTCCTGTGGTGATTACTGGTAA